From the Manis javanica isolate MJ-LG chromosome 11, MJ_LKY, whole genome shotgun sequence genome, one window contains:
- the LOC140844242 gene encoding LOW QUALITY PROTEIN: olfactory receptor 56B4-like (The sequence of the model RefSeq protein was modified relative to this genomic sequence to represent the inferred CDS: substituted 1 base at 1 genomic stop codon): MDSSTSVTNSSSLHMSQFLLMGLPGIHEWQHWLSLPLALLYLSALGANLLIMITIKHEDALHVPMYHLLGILAVVDIGLATTIMPKILAIFWLDAKAISLPECFAQIYAIHFFFCMESGIFLCMAVDRYIAICHALRYPSIVTEAFVVKATGFMVLRNGLLNIPVPVLAAQXHYCSRNEIDHCLCSNLGVISLACDDITVNKFYQLILAWTMTGSDMILVFSSYALILHSVLKLNSPEAISKALSTCSSHLILTLFFYTGIIVLSVTHLAGKKIPLIPVLLNVLHNVIPPALNPMVYALRMHELRLGFQRLLGLGGDVSTK; this comes from the coding sequence ATGGATTCCTCCACCAGTGTCACCAACAGTTCCAGCCTCCACATGTCCCAGTTCCTCCTGATGGGGCTCCCAGGCATTCACGAGTGGCAGCActggctctccctgcccctggctctgctCTACCTCTCAGCTCTTGGTGCCAATCTCCTCATCATGATCACCATTAAACATGAGGATGCACTGCATGTGCCTATGTACCATCTTCTGGGCATATTGGCAGTTGTGGACATTGGCCTGGCCACCACCATCATGCCCAAGATTCTGGCCATCTTCTGGCTCGATGCCAAGGCCATCAGCCTCCCTGAGTGTTTTGCTCAGATCTATGCCATCCACTTCTTCTTTTGCATGGAGTCTGGTATCTTCCTCTGCATGGCAGTGGACAGATACATAGCCATCTGTCACGCACTTCGGTATCCCTCCATAGTTACTGAAGCTTTCGTGGTCAAGGCCACAGGATTCATGGTGCTCAGAAATGGCCTGCTGAATATCCCAGTGCCTGTACTTGCTGCCCAGTGACACTACTGCTCCAGGAACGAGATTGACCACTGCCTGTGCTCCAACTTGGGGGTTATCAGCCTGGCCTGTGATGACATCACTGTGAACAAATTTTACCAACTGATCTTAGCATGGACCATGACTGGGAGTGATATGATTCTGGTTTTTTCTTCCTATGCACTAATTCTTCACTCTGTGCTGAAGCTGAACTCACCAGAAGCAATCTCAAAGGCCCTGAGCACCTGTAGCTCCCACCTCATCCTCACCCTCTTCTTCTACACAGGAATCATCGTGCTGTCTGTTACACACCTTGCAGGGAAAAAGATTCCCCTAATCCCTGTGCTCCTCAATGTGCTGCACAATGTCATACCCCCTGCCCTCAACCCCATGGTCTATGCACTCAGGATGCATGAGCTCAGACTGGGCTTCCAGAGACTGCTTGGGCTAGGTGGAGATGTGTCCACCAAGTAA